Sequence from the Deinococcus reticulitermitis genome:
ACGGCTCGGACAAGCCGGACCTGCGCTTCGACTCCAGGTTCGTGGACGTGACTGACCTCTTCCGGGACGGCGAGTTCAAGGCCTTCGCGGGCGCGGAGGTGGTAAAGGTGCTGAGCGCGCCGGAGCTGACGCGCAAGCAGCAAGGCGAACTCGAACGCGTCGCCAAGCAGAACGGGGCCGGGGGCCTCGCGTGGCTCAAGCGCGACGGCGACGGCTTCACGGGGGGCATCTCCAAATTCGTCGGTGGTATTGCAGCGCAGCTGATCGAGCGCACCGGCGTCGAGCAGGGCGGCACGCTCCTGTTCACGGCGGGTGAGTGGAAGAGGGCGGTGACGGCGCTCGGGGCGGTGCGGCTCGCTCTGCGCGATCTGTTCGACCTGGCGAAGGATGGGCCGCGCTTTCACGTCTCGTGGGTGCTCGACTTTCCGCAGCTCGAGTTCGACGAGGACGCGCAGGCCTGGACCTACATGCACCACCCCTTCACCGCGCCGCACCCGGACGACGTCTCCCTCTTCGGCACCCAGCGGCAGGGCGAGATGCGCGCGCAGGCCTACGACCTCGTGCTCAACGGCTACGAGATCGGCGGCGGCTCCATCCGCATCCATCAGCCCGAGGTGCAGGCGCAGATGTTCGCGGCGATCGGGCTGAGTGACGAGGAGGCGCGGGCGAAGTTCGGCTTTTTCCTCGACGCCCTCGAATACGGCACGCCTCCGCATGGCGGCATCGCCTGGGGCTTCGACCGCCTCGTGATGGTGATGAGCGGCGCGGCCTCCATCCGCGAGGTGATCGCTTTCCCCAAGAACAATCGGGGCGCCGACCTGATGGCCCTCGCGCCCTCCCCCGTCGAGGCCGGGCAACTCGCCGAGGTGGGCGTGCAGGTTTACCGGGGCCAGTAGAGGTCGGGGGGCTGCGGTCCCCTTCTTTTCGGCCTATCTTGTGAAAATAAGATCAAGATTTTAGGCTCGTGAATTTTTTATTCAGAGGTGGTGTGTGAGCCAGCGCTGCCAGTTCTCCCCCGCCACGCCGGCCTGGACCGCTGTGGGGAGGGTCTCGACGAAGCGCCACACGTCGCAGTAACGGTCCACGCCCTGCGGGGTCTTCTCCGCGCCGAAGCCGCCGTCGAGGTCGGTGCCCAGGGCGACGTGGTCCCAGCCGACGAGGGCGGCGTAATGCTCGGCGTGGCGGGTGAGCTCGCCGAGGGGGGCGCGCGGGTTTCCCTCCTGCCAGCCGGGGCGGATGAAGCGGCTGTGGAACACGAGGCCGAGGACGCCACCGCTGGACACGACGTGCCGCGCCATCTCATCTGTCAGGTGGCGGTTACCGGGGACGAGGGCGCGGGCGTTGGCATGGGTGGAGATCATCGGCACGCCGAGTTCAGCCGCGTCCCAGAAGGAAGCGTCGTCGAGGTGCGAGGCGTCGAGGGTCAGGCCGAGGTCCTTCATCGCCCGCACGAGTGCTTTTCCCTCGGGCGTCAGCGGACCGGGCGCGTCGGTGCCGCCGGCGAAGCGGGTTCTTCCCCAGGCCGGGCCGATCACGCGCACGCCCGCCGCCTGCCAGAAGGCGAGGTCGTCCGGGCCTCGGACCGGGTCGGCGCCCTCCATGAGCAGCACGACGCCTAAGGGGGCCGAATCGGCGGCGAGGTGGGCGCGGACCTCTGCACGGCTGCGGAGCACGCGGACGTGTCCGGCGTCCTGCCAGCGCGCGTACGTTTCGAGTTGGGCGAGGGCTCGGCGCCGGGCGCCAGCGGGGTCGGTGTAGCCGGGCTGTTCGGGCGTGCGGGGCGCGGCGAAGAGGGTGGCGAAGCACAGGCGCAGGCCCGAGCGTGCGAGTTCGGGAAAGGTGACCGTCGCGCGCTGCCGGGGGGCGAGGGGGTCGCGTTCCTTCAACTCCTCCAGCGGCAAGGTGAGGTCGCGGCCTAACCCGGCGTTATAAGCGAGGTCGAGGTGGCCGTCGATCAGGAGGGAGCGGGTCACGGCCGGAGTCTGGCAGAGTGCAGCGCCTCAGAAACCGGCGAGCTCCAGCACATCGCGGGGGTGGTGGATCGCTTTGGGGTTTGCGCCCTCCAGGTCGATCAGCACGGAGCGCATCCCCAGGGCGCGGGCGGCCTCCACGTTCTCGGGGCGGTCGTCGACGAAGAGGACTTCCTCGGGCTCGACACCGAGCGCTTCGGCGGCGAGGGTAAAGGCGCGCGGCTCGGGCTTGTGGACGCCGAGGGTGCAGGTGGCGAGGGCCACGTCCACGAGGTCGCTCAGCCCCACCGCTTCGAGGGTGCGGTCGATGCTCGGGAGCGTGTTGCTCAGGACGCCGATCTTCAGCCCACGTCCGCGCAGTTCCTCGAGCACCTCGCGCGTGCCGGCCACCGGCTTCATGTAGCGCTCGTAGGGAAAGGCCCCGAGGAGCTCCGGCGCGGCGTCCGGGCCGAGGCCGAGGCGGGTGCTCAGCTCGGTGCCGTAGCGCTCCCAGAATGCCTCCTCGTCACTCAGCGAGCGCAGGTCCCACCAGGCATCGGCCTGCTCCTGCCAGAGCCCGGCGAGGACGCGCCCGGCCTCCTGGGCGCCCACGCCGTAGCGCGCCGCCACCCACTGCGCGGCTTCACGGTAGACGGCGGGGTCGGTGTAGGCGAGGGTGTCGTCGCGGTCGAAGAGGACCGCTTTGAGGGGGGCGGGGGACGGCATGCGGCTCAGTGTAGGGAGTGGCTGCCGGCGGCGTGTGCCGGAGCTTCCAGTCCCCGGCGCAGCGAACCACGTCTGAACGTTGTCTGACGCTGAAATGAGACGGATCTGACGCTGCGGGCTTAGACTGGCAGGTGCGAGGTGCGGCGCTCCCCGGCCCGTGCAGGTCTGCACGAATGGAGACGGGGCGCTGGTCCCTCAATTTTGGAGGCACACATGAAAGTAGGCATCAACGGCTTTGGCCGCATCGGGCGTCTGGTCTTCCGCATCCTGGAGGAGCGCGGCATCGAAGTGGTCGCCATCAACGACCTCACCGACAACAAGACCCTCGCCACGCTGCTCAAGTACGACTCCACCGCCGGGCGCTTTAAGGGCAGCGTCGAGTACGACGAAGAGACGCTCACGGTGAATGGCAAGAAGATCCACGCGCTGTCCGAGCGCGACCCCGCCGCGATCAAGTGGGGTGAGATGGGCGCGGACATCGTGATCGAGTCGACCGGCATCTTCACCGACCGCGAGGGCGCGAGCAAGCACCTCGCGGGGGGCGCCAAAAAGGTCCTGATCACCGCGCCGGCCAAGAACGAGGACTTCTCCATCGTGCTCGGCGTGAACGAGGAACAGTACGATCCGCAAAACCACCACATCATCTCCAACGCGAGCTGCACGACCAACTCGCTCGGCGTGCCGATGAAGCTGCTCGACGAGGCTTTCGGCATCGAGAAGGCGATCATGACCACCGTGCACTCGTACACCAACGACCAGCGCGTGCTCGACCTGCCGCACAAGGACCTGCGCCGCGCCCGCGCCGCCGCCGTCAACATCATCCCGACGAGCACCGGCGCCGCCAAGGCGGTCAGCCAGGTCTACCCGGCCCTCAAGGGCAAGTTCGACGGCACCTCGCTGCGGGTGCCGACCCCGACGGGCTCGATCAGCGACGTGGTGGTGATCCTCGGGCGCGACGTGACGAAGGACGAGGTCAACAAGGTCTTTAGGGACGCTGCTGAAGGCAAATACAAGGGCATCCTGAGCTACACCGAGGACCCCATCGTGCTCAGCGACATCGTGGGCGACCCGCACTCGGCGATCATCGACGGCGGCCTGACGATGGCGATGGGGAGCCTGGTGAAGTTCTTCTCCTGGTACGACAACGAGTGGGGCTACTCGAGCCGCATCGCGGACCTCGTCGAACTCGTGCAGCAGAAGGGCTGAGCGGGCCGTGAACCATGGGCTGTGAGCGCAGAACTCATGGCCCATCCTTCATGGGCGCAGCAAGGAGAGAACATGCAGAACCTGTCAGATCTCGACGTGCAGGGCAAGCGCGTCCTCGTGCGTGTCGACTACAACGTGCCGGTGAAAAGCGGCGTGGTTCAGGACGACACCCGCATCAAAGGGAGCCTGCCGACCATCCGCGCCTTGCAGCAAGCGGGCGCGAAGAATGTCGTGCTGATGAGCCATTTCGGACGGCCTAAGGGCGGGCCGGACGCCAAATACA
This genomic interval carries:
- the aspS gene encoding aspartate--tRNA ligase — protein: MKRTALIGHLDSAHAGQTVTLQGWVNRRRDLGGLIFLELRDRSGLMQVQVEPDSPAFAEADQLRAEYVAEIEGTFQLRPEAQRKGDAGDFEVIAQRVKVLNAAKTPPFELSKGENVAEDIRLKYRYLDLRRGEMQRTLMLRSKAVAAVTEFLDTEGFLQVETPMLTRSTPEGARDFLVPSRQSPGEFYALPQSPQLFKQLLMIAGLDRYYQLARCFRDEDLRADRQPDFTQLDMELSFVEQDDVLEVQERLLAHVFQRVLGVELPLPFPRLSYRQAMDGYGSDKPDLRFDSRFVDVTDLFRDGEFKAFAGAEVVKVLSAPELTRKQQGELERVAKQNGAGGLAWLKRDGDGFTGGISKFVGGIAAQLIERTGVEQGGTLLFTAGEWKRAVTALGAVRLALRDLFDLAKDGPRFHVSWVLDFPQLEFDEDAQAWTYMHHPFTAPHPDDVSLFGTQRQGEMRAQAYDLVLNGYEIGGGSIRIHQPEVQAQMFAAIGLSDEEARAKFGFFLDALEYGTPPHGGIAWGFDRLVMVMSGAASIREVIAFPKNNRGADLMALAPSPVEAGQLAEVGVQVYRGQ
- the gap gene encoding type I glyceraldehyde-3-phosphate dehydrogenase; protein product: MKVGINGFGRIGRLVFRILEERGIEVVAINDLTDNKTLATLLKYDSTAGRFKGSVEYDEETLTVNGKKIHALSERDPAAIKWGEMGADIVIESTGIFTDREGASKHLAGGAKKVLITAPAKNEDFSIVLGVNEEQYDPQNHHIISNASCTTNSLGVPMKLLDEAFGIEKAIMTTVHSYTNDQRVLDLPHKDLRRARAAAVNIIPTSTGAAKAVSQVYPALKGKFDGTSLRVPTPTGSISDVVVILGRDVTKDEVNKVFRDAAEGKYKGILSYTEDPIVLSDIVGDPHSAIIDGGLTMAMGSLVKFFSWYDNEWGYSSRIADLVELVQQKG
- a CDS encoding dipeptidase, encoding MTRSLLIDGHLDLAYNAGLGRDLTLPLEELKERDPLAPRQRATVTFPELARSGLRLCFATLFAAPRTPEQPGYTDPAGARRRALAQLETYARWQDAGHVRVLRSRAEVRAHLAADSAPLGVVLLMEGADPVRGPDDLAFWQAAGVRVIGPAWGRTRFAGGTDAPGPLTPEGKALVRAMKDLGLTLDASHLDDASFWDAAELGVPMISTHANARALVPGNRHLTDEMARHVVSSGGVLGLVFHSRFIRPGWQEGNPRAPLGELTRHAEHYAALVGWDHVALGTDLDGGFGAEKTPQGVDRYCDVWRFVETLPTAVQAGVAGENWQRWLTHHL
- a CDS encoding HAD family hydrolase; its protein translation is MPSPAPLKAVLFDRDDTLAYTDPAVYREAAQWVAARYGVGAQEAGRVLAGLWQEQADAWWDLRSLSDEEAFWERYGTELSTRLGLGPDAAPELLGAFPYERYMKPVAGTREVLEELRGRGLKIGVLSNTLPSIDRTLEAVGLSDLVDVALATCTLGVHKPEPRAFTLAAEALGVEPEEVLFVDDRPENVEAARALGMRSVLIDLEGANPKAIHHPRDVLELAGF